In the genome of Pelobacter seleniigenes DSM 18267, one region contains:
- the ygfK gene encoding putative selenate reductase subunit YgfK, translating to MRSDEFVCSSLKTLFDWIGQYDEKQEIFGISSDLFFIPDAADPFRMTRYGQLLETPLGVAAGPHTQLAQNIIAAWLTGARYMELKTIQVLDELEVTKPCIDMSDEGYNCEWSQELKLDQSFDEYLNAWIMLHVLKDKFGWDMAERGFIFNMSVGYNLEGILSPTVQRFLDRMEDCSAELQAKIDEIGAFYPRIRTLRIAPQITRNITISTMHGCPPDEVEKIGRYFIEERRLDTTIKLNPTLLGADKLREILNEKLGFATEVPDLAFEHDLTYAAGVKLIRELTASAAKAGVSFNLKLTNTLETSNIRQKLPKNEAMVYMSGRALHPISINLAAKLQKEFGGTLDISFSAGADCFNIADILKCGLKPVTLCSDVLKPGGYGRISQYLPVIAAAMSAAGADSLDDYVLKTAGKKNLAEAVVANLEAYAAEVTEATYYKKIHYPYESIKTARKLEFFDCAEAPCMGECPAGQEIPRYLDYVAKGELEKAYQTILATNPFPNVQGKVCDHACQSKCTRINYERPLMIREIKRFVADKFDRNMPKPECNNGVKVAIIGAGPTGLSCAHFLAMEGFSVEIYEAKGLLGGMAADGIPVFRLDDGSLQKDIDGIIAFGVRVHLNVRITADKFQAIRAANDYVYVAVGAQESLPLDIPGIESAGVLDQLSFLSRVRRQQDLPQGQRIIVIGAGNSAMDAARTAKRLVGTGGEVTIVYRRTRREMPCDPEEVRGALEEGIKLVELAAPEAVVAVDGKVSGLRVSRMKLGAPDESGRARPEKVAAADYVIDADLIIPAIGQQVVLDFYPQDKLEVNEATYETTLDNVFAGGDALRGASSLINAIGDGQKVAFQIIKRAQKERQGFFSPLDQRQPDLKALQIKQARRGFGPALPEVDADNRINFNLFMDTLSDAAAVEEAARCLQCDLVCNICTTVCPNRSNIYYPMEPVTLPVETAVNNNGQVEILREGNININQPYQVLNIGDYCNECGNCTLFCPSAGDPYKDKPKFHLRKESFANAEFGFHFSAATMQIKGNKGVSVLAEQNGNYHYQDSQLEVVLNGSSLAAEQVTFKDPECRRMGLGFIAEYVLLYKSVRPNLPVVE from the coding sequence ATGCGCAGTGACGAGTTTGTTTGCAGTTCTTTAAAGACCCTGTTCGACTGGATCGGGCAGTATGATGAAAAACAGGAGATCTTCGGGATTTCCAGCGACCTTTTTTTCATTCCGGATGCGGCTGATCCGTTCCGCATGACCCGTTACGGCCAGTTGCTGGAAACCCCGCTCGGGGTCGCCGCCGGACCGCATACCCAACTGGCGCAGAATATCATTGCCGCCTGGCTGACCGGCGCCCGTTACATGGAGCTGAAGACGATCCAGGTGCTGGACGAGCTGGAAGTCACCAAGCCCTGCATCGACATGTCGGATGAAGGCTACAACTGCGAATGGTCGCAGGAGCTGAAGCTGGATCAGTCGTTTGACGAATATCTCAACGCCTGGATCATGCTCCATGTGCTCAAAGACAAATTCGGCTGGGACATGGCCGAGCGCGGCTTTATCTTCAATATGAGCGTCGGCTACAACCTGGAAGGGATTCTCAGCCCGACGGTGCAGCGTTTCCTTGACCGCATGGAGGATTGCAGCGCGGAGCTCCAGGCGAAAATCGATGAAATCGGCGCCTTTTATCCACGCATCCGCACGCTGCGGATCGCCCCGCAGATCACCCGCAACATCACCATTTCCACCATGCACGGCTGTCCGCCGGACGAGGTGGAGAAGATCGGCCGTTATTTCATCGAAGAGCGCCGGCTGGATACCACCATCAAACTCAATCCGACCTTGCTCGGGGCGGATAAGCTGCGGGAAATCCTGAATGAAAAACTGGGCTTTGCGACCGAGGTTCCGGACCTGGCTTTCGAGCATGACCTCACGTACGCAGCCGGGGTCAAACTTATCCGTGAACTGACCGCCAGCGCGGCCAAGGCAGGGGTCAGCTTCAATCTGAAACTGACCAATACCCTGGAAACCAGCAATATCCGCCAGAAACTGCCGAAGAACGAGGCGATGGTCTACATGAGCGGCCGCGCCCTGCATCCGATCAGTATCAATCTGGCGGCCAAGCTGCAGAAAGAGTTCGGCGGCACCCTGGATATCTCTTTTTCCGCCGGGGCCGACTGCTTCAATATCGCCGACATTCTCAAATGCGGCCTGAAACCGGTGACCCTCTGTTCCGATGTGCTCAAGCCGGGCGGCTACGGCCGGATCAGTCAGTACCTGCCGGTGATCGCCGCGGCCATGAGCGCGGCCGGAGCCGACTCCCTTGATGATTACGTCCTCAAGACCGCCGGCAAAAAGAACCTGGCGGAAGCGGTGGTCGCCAACCTGGAGGCCTACGCCGCCGAAGTGACGGAAGCGACTTATTACAAGAAGATTCATTATCCTTACGAATCGATCAAGACCGCCCGGAAACTGGAATTTTTCGACTGCGCCGAAGCCCCCTGTATGGGCGAGTGTCCGGCCGGACAGGAGATTCCGCGCTACCTTGATTATGTCGCCAAGGGGGAGCTGGAAAAGGCCTATCAGACCATTCTCGCCACCAATCCGTTCCCCAATGTGCAGGGGAAGGTGTGTGATCATGCCTGCCAGTCCAAATGTACCCGGATCAATTACGAACGGCCGCTGATGATCCGTGAGATCAAGCGCTTTGTGGCCGATAAGTTTGATCGTAACATGCCGAAACCGGAGTGCAACAACGGCGTCAAGGTGGCGATTATCGGCGCCGGGCCGACCGGTCTGTCCTGTGCCCATTTTCTGGCCATGGAAGGGTTCAGCGTCGAAATCTACGAGGCCAAGGGCCTGCTCGGCGGCATGGCTGCCGACGGTATCCCGGTCTTTCGCCTTGATGACGGCAGCCTGCAGAAAGATATCGACGGGATTATCGCCTTCGGCGTCAGGGTTCATCTGAATGTCAGGATCACGGCGGATAAATTTCAGGCAATCCGCGCGGCCAATGACTATGTCTACGTGGCCGTCGGTGCCCAGGAAAGCCTGCCGCTGGATATCCCCGGCATCGAGAGCGCAGGAGTCCTTGACCAGCTGAGCTTCCTGAGCCGGGTGCGCCGTCAGCAAGACCTTCCGCAAGGCCAGCGGATTATCGTGATCGGCGCCGGCAACTCGGCCATGGATGCCGCCAGGACCGCCAAGCGCCTGGTCGGCACCGGCGGCGAAGTGACCATTGTCTATCGCCGCACCCGGCGGGAAATGCCCTGTGACCCGGAAGAGGTGAGGGGCGCGCTGGAAGAGGGGATCAAGCTGGTCGAACTGGCCGCCCCGGAAGCCGTGGTGGCTGTCGATGGCAAGGTCAGCGGCCTCAGGGTCAGCAGGATGAAGTTGGGCGCACCGGATGAAAGCGGCCGGGCCCGGCCGGAGAAGGTCGCGGCTGCGGACTATGTTATTGATGCCGATCTGATCATCCCCGCCATTGGCCAGCAGGTGGTCCTCGATTTCTATCCGCAGGACAAGCTCGAAGTGAATGAAGCCACTTACGAGACCACGCTGGACAATGTTTTTGCCGGCGGGGATGCGCTGCGCGGGGCGTCGAGCCTGATCAATGCCATCGGCGACGGCCAGAAGGTCGCTTTCCAGATCATCAAGCGGGCGCAGAAAGAACGGCAGGGGTTTTTCTCTCCCCTCGATCAGCGCCAGCCCGACCTCAAGGCGCTGCAGATCAAGCAGGCTCGGCGCGGTTTTGGCCCGGCTTTGCCAGAGGTCGACGCCGATAACCGCATCAATTTCAATCTGTTCATGGACACCCTGAGCGATGCCGCCGCCGTGGAGGAGGCTGCTCGCTGTTTGCAATGCGACCTGGTCTGTAATATCTGTACCACGGTCTGCCCGAACCGCAGCAATATCTACTACCCCATGGAGCCGGTCACGCTGCCGGTGGAAACCGCAGTCAACAATAACGGTCAAGTCGAGATTCTGCGCGAGGGGAACATCAACATCAACCAGCCGTATCAGGTCCTCAATATCGGTGATTATTGCAACGAATGCGGCAACTGTACCCTGTTCTGTCCCAGCGCCGGCGACCCCTACAAGGACAAGCCCAAGTTTCACCTGCGCAAAGAGAGCTTTGCCAATGCCGAGTTCGGTTTCCATTTCTCTGCTGCGACCATGCAGATCAAAGGGAACAAGGGCGTGTCCGTACTTGCGGAGCAGAACGGCAATTACCATTACCAGGACAGCCAGCTGGAGGTGGTTCTGAACGGCAGCTCGCTGGCCGCTGAACAGGTGACTTTCAAGGATCCGGAATGTCGCCGAATGGGGCTCGGTTTTATCGCCGAATATGTGCTACTTTATAAATCTGTCAGGCCCAATCTTCCGGTTGTCGAATAA
- the yqeB gene encoding selenium-dependent molybdenum cofactor biosynthesis protein YqeB — protein MSKLKDLTICIKSGGDLATGVAVRLFKAGFRRLVLVETAFPLAVRRTVCLSEAVYNGTQVVENVTARRCDDLRELAAIQDAGEIPVLVDPQWLLLPQLKPAVVIDAILAKKNLGTRIDEADLVIGLGPGFVAGQDVHCVVETNRGHFLGSTIYSGAAQENTGIPGVIAGYSIERVLWSPQDGLFTTDHDIGDRVQQGEVFGMVDDTPVFSQLDGVIRGLLRTQTPVRKRTKLGDIDPRGEVAYCRLVSEKSRAIGGGVLEAILHRFMAAEN, from the coding sequence ATGAGCAAATTAAAAGATTTGACGATCTGTATTAAAAGCGGCGGCGACCTTGCTACGGGGGTCGCCGTTCGGCTGTTTAAGGCCGGTTTCCGGCGCCTGGTGCTGGTGGAGACGGCGTTTCCGCTGGCGGTCCGCCGCACGGTCTGCCTGTCGGAAGCGGTTTACAACGGAACCCAGGTGGTCGAAAACGTGACGGCGCGGCGCTGTGACGACCTGCGCGAGCTGGCCGCCATCCAGGACGCTGGAGAGATCCCGGTTTTGGTGGACCCGCAATGGCTGCTGTTGCCGCAACTCAAGCCCGCAGTGGTGATCGATGCCATTCTCGCCAAGAAAAACCTGGGCACCCGGATCGATGAGGCCGATCTGGTCATCGGCCTGGGACCGGGCTTTGTCGCCGGGCAGGACGTTCATTGCGTGGTGGAAACAAACCGTGGTCATTTCCTCGGTTCCACGATATATTCAGGGGCAGCGCAGGAAAATACCGGCATTCCCGGGGTGATTGCCGGCTACAGTATCGAACGGGTCCTGTGGTCCCCGCAGGATGGGCTTTTTACCACCGACCATGACATCGGCGACAGGGTGCAGCAGGGCGAAGTCTTTGGTATGGTGGATGATACGCCGGTGTTCAGTCAGCTGGATGGGGTGATCCGCGGGCTGCTGCGGACGCAGACACCGGTGCGGAAAAGGACGAAACTGGGGGATATCGATCCACGCGGCGAGGTGGCCTATTGCCGCCTGGTTTCGGAAAAATCGCGAGCGATCGGCGGCGGCGTACTGGAAGCCATCCTGCATCGGTTCATGGCAGCGGAAAACTGA
- the xdhA gene encoding xanthine dehydrogenase subunit XdhA, giving the protein MAVGISTERKDALAKVSGRAKYTEDFAVKGMKHAVYVRSTIAHGRVVRINAEKAQALPGVRAVFTYADVPQIKFATAGHPYALDRAARDVEDRLLLTRDVRLEGDEVAIVVADSELIARRAARLVEVEYESYPPLVTPEAVLAAGARNIHPDGNIVGAHAYEVGGEVQQAEKEATIVVEGRYSTAMVQHCHLENHIAYAYMEDDGNIVVVSSTQIPHIARRIISEALDFPLGNIKVIKPYLGGGFGAKQDVVVEPMVAFLTRKLNGAPVQINLTREETMSCTRTRHPFHGHIRGGIDDHGVLQFIDLDVVSVTGAYASHGHAIALAGGAKTCAMYPRSVIRYNARTVYANMPSAGAMRAYGTPQVAFMVECLVEELARKAGIDPLEFRLRNVGRSGDINPLNKQVIINHGLKDCLDKGREIFQWDRKKIDYADKKSGSVRSGIGVACFSYASGTYPGNVEIAGCRLILNQDGSVHVHVGATEIGQGSDTAFAQMAAETTGVHYDQVKVISTQDTDYTPFDTGAYASRQTYVNGQAVYKASLEFRDRILSYAEEITGRVKEALTIAGDRIVYASHPQTTVISLRDLAIDSYYHKDRGGQITSEVSYKTRTNVPVFGCTFVALDVDIELCKVTIREILNVHDSGKIINPLMAAGQVHGGMSMSIGAALYEELLVDEVSGHIYNNNLLDYKLPTMTDMPDLDCAFVEIAEPTASYGQKALGEPPAISPAPAIRNAILDATGVAPTQLPMSPKSLFRLFRANGLL; this is encoded by the coding sequence ATGGCAGTTGGAATTTCGACGGAGCGCAAGGATGCCCTGGCCAAAGTTTCGGGCCGGGCGAAATATACCGAAGACTTCGCGGTCAAGGGGATGAAGCATGCGGTCTATGTCCGCAGCACCATCGCCCATGGCCGGGTGGTGCGGATCAACGCCGAAAAAGCGCAGGCCCTGCCCGGAGTGCGGGCCGTTTTCACCTATGCGGATGTGCCGCAGATTAAATTTGCCACCGCCGGCCATCCCTACGCCCTTGATCGTGCGGCCCGGGATGTCGAAGACCGGCTGCTGCTGACCCGGGACGTGCGCCTGGAAGGGGATGAGGTCGCCATCGTGGTGGCCGATTCCGAGCTGATCGCCCGCCGCGCCGCCCGCCTGGTCGAGGTCGAATATGAAAGCTATCCGCCACTGGTGACCCCGGAAGCGGTTCTGGCTGCAGGTGCCCGCAACATTCACCCGGATGGGAACATTGTCGGTGCGCACGCGTATGAGGTCGGCGGTGAGGTGCAGCAGGCCGAAAAAGAAGCCACGATTGTTGTCGAAGGGCGTTATTCGACGGCCATGGTTCAGCACTGCCACCTGGAAAATCATATCGCCTATGCCTATATGGAAGACGACGGCAACATCGTTGTCGTTTCGTCGACCCAGATTCCGCATATCGCCCGGCGGATCATCAGTGAGGCGCTGGACTTTCCCCTCGGCAATATCAAGGTAATCAAACCCTACCTCGGGGGTGGTTTCGGGGCCAAGCAGGATGTGGTCGTCGAGCCGATGGTGGCGTTTTTAACCCGCAAGCTGAACGGCGCGCCGGTGCAGATCAACCTGACCCGGGAAGAAACCATGTCCTGCACCCGGACCCGCCATCCTTTTCATGGCCACATCAGGGGCGGTATCGACGACCACGGCGTGCTGCAGTTCATCGATCTGGACGTCGTTTCGGTGACCGGCGCCTACGCTTCTCATGGCCACGCCATTGCGTTGGCCGGCGGGGCCAAGACCTGCGCCATGTACCCGCGTTCGGTGATTCGCTACAACGCCCGAACGGTCTATGCCAATATGCCTTCCGCCGGGGCCATGCGCGCCTATGGCACGCCGCAGGTTGCGTTCATGGTTGAATGCCTGGTGGAAGAACTGGCCCGCAAGGCCGGGATCGACCCGCTGGAATTTCGACTGCGGAACGTTGGCCGATCCGGCGATATCAACCCCCTCAATAAGCAGGTGATCATCAATCACGGCCTTAAGGACTGCCTGGACAAGGGGCGGGAAATCTTCCAGTGGGACCGGAAGAAAATTGACTATGCCGACAAGAAGAGCGGGTCGGTTCGTTCCGGGATCGGCGTGGCCTGTTTCAGTTACGCCTCCGGAACCTATCCCGGTAATGTCGAAATTGCCGGTTGCCGACTGATCCTCAACCAGGACGGTTCGGTGCATGTCCATGTCGGTGCCACCGAAATTGGCCAGGGTTCGGACACCGCGTTTGCCCAAATGGCCGCAGAGACCACCGGTGTCCATTATGACCAAGTCAAGGTTATCTCCACTCAGGACACCGATTACACGCCCTTCGATACCGGCGCTTACGCGTCCCGGCAGACCTATGTCAACGGGCAGGCCGTGTACAAGGCCAGTCTGGAATTCCGTGACAGGATCCTGAGTTATGCCGAGGAGATCACCGGGCGGGTCAAAGAAGCGCTGACCATCGCCGGCGATCGTATCGTCTATGCTTCTCATCCGCAAACAACGGTGATCAGCTTGCGCGATCTGGCGATCGATTCCTACTACCACAAAGACCGGGGCGGGCAGATCACCAGTGAGGTGTCCTATAAAACCCGGACCAACGTCCCGGTCTTCGGTTGCACCTTTGTTGCCCTTGATGTCGATATCGAACTGTGCAAGGTCACCATCCGGGAGATTCTCAATGTTCACGATTCCGGCAAAATCATCAATCCGCTGATGGCCGCCGGCCAGGTTCACGGCGGCATGAGCATGAGTATCGGCGCTGCACTCTACGAAGAACTGCTGGTGGATGAGGTCAGCGGGCATATTTATAATAACAACCTGCTTGATTATAAGCTGCCGACCATGACCGATATGCCGGATCTTGACTGTGCTTTTGTCGAGATCGCGGAGCCCACCGCCAGCTACGGCCAGAAAGCCCTTGGCGAACCGCCGGCTATTTCGCCGGCTCCGGCCATCCGTAACGCGATTCTGGATGCAACGGGAGTTGCGCCCACGCAGCTGCCCATGTCGCCAAAGTCGCTGTTCAGATTATTTCGCGCCAACGGCCTGCTTTGA
- the xdhB gene encoding xanthine dehydrogenase subunit XdhB, translated as MFNIETYNKVQSVSEAVTLLAENPRARVLAGGTDVLIRLREGDDRYSQLIDIHDLAELQQVQQLASGEICIGAGVTFSQLMDNRLIQERLPLVAQAAGTVGGPQVRNVATIGGNLCNGAISADSAAALYVLDAVLEIEGVSGVRDLPIGEFYLGPGQVALEHSDVLRAIRIPAASYRDYGTHYYKYAMRNAMDIATIGCAAACKVKAGCFDTLKIAFTVAAPKPMRARSAEQFSVGQAVTPALINEIAGLVLQDLNPRDSWRASKEFRLHIIKTLARRVIMAAAGVAEA; from the coding sequence ATGTTTAATATCGAGACATACAATAAAGTTCAGTCGGTTAGCGAAGCCGTCACGTTATTGGCGGAAAATCCCCGGGCTCGGGTTCTGGCCGGGGGGACCGATGTCCTGATCCGGCTCCGGGAAGGGGATGACCGCTATTCCCAGCTGATCGATATTCACGACCTGGCTGAATTGCAGCAGGTCCAACAGCTCGCCAGTGGCGAAATCTGCATCGGCGCCGGGGTGACGTTTTCGCAATTAATGGACAACCGGCTGATTCAGGAGCGCCTCCCGCTGGTTGCCCAGGCCGCCGGAACCGTTGGCGGTCCTCAGGTCCGCAACGTGGCAACCATCGGCGGCAATCTCTGTAACGGTGCGATCAGTGCCGACAGCGCGGCGGCCTTATATGTGCTGGACGCAGTCCTTGAAATTGAGGGCGTCAGCGGTGTCCGCGACCTGCCGATCGGCGAGTTTTACCTGGGGCCGGGGCAGGTGGCCTTGGAGCACAGCGATGTGCTGCGGGCGATTCGGATTCCCGCGGCCAGCTACCGGGACTACGGGACCCACTATTACAAATACGCCATGCGCAATGCCATGGATATCGCAACCATCGGTTGCGCGGCGGCCTGTAAGGTCAAGGCCGGTTGTTTTGATACGTTGAAAATCGCCTTTACCGTCGCGGCTCCGAAACCGATGCGAGCCCGGAGCGCAGAACAATTTTCGGTTGGCCAGGCGGTGACCCCGGCGCTGATCAATGAGATCGCTGGCCTGGTGTTGCAGGACTTGAATCCGCGGGATTCCTGGCGAGCTTCAAAAGAGTTTCGCCTGCATATCATCAAAACCCTGGCCCGCCGGGTGATTATGGCCGCGGCCGGCGTTGCGGAGGCCTAG
- the xdhC gene encoding xanthine dehydrogenase subunit XdhC, giving the protein MTRTISFVLNNEPYTLDVDIRLSLLEVLREQGLTSVKQGCGVGECGACTVLIDNIPVDSCMYLALWADGKTIRTVEGESRAGDISPVQRAYIDAGAVQCGYCTPGFIMTSTAFVEKYQGQAVDRELIRREHAGNLCRCTGYETIICAVESCLQEQSS; this is encoded by the coding sequence ATGACCAGAACCATTTCCTTTGTTCTGAATAACGAACCCTATACCCTGGATGTGGATATCCGTCTGTCCTTGCTGGAGGTTCTTCGTGAGCAGGGGCTGACCAGTGTCAAACAGGGCTGCGGCGTTGGCGAATGCGGTGCCTGTACCGTGCTCATCGACAATATCCCGGTGGATTCCTGCATGTATCTGGCGCTGTGGGCGGATGGCAAAACGATCCGGACCGTGGAAGGGGAGAGCCGCGCGGGCGACATTTCTCCGGTTCAGCGCGCCTATATCGATGCCGGGGCGGTTCAGTGTGGCTACTGTACGCCCGGCTTTATCATGACCTCCACCGCGTTTGTCGAAAAATACCAGGGGCAGGCGGTGGACCGTGAACTGATCCGCCGCGAACATGCCGGCAACCTCTGCCGCTGCACCGGTTATGAAACGATCATCTGTGCGGTGGAAAGCTGCCTGCAGGAGCAAAGCTCTTAA
- a CDS encoding 5'-deoxyadenosine deaminase — protein MQCLLIKNGTLVTMNGQRDIFQGDLLIKGERIERLAAQIDEPADQVIDASGCAVIPGLIQSHIHLTQRLFQGLADDMTLLDWLKTRIWPLEAGHTWESNYLSARLGIAELIAGGTTAIIDMGTVNHTEAIFQAIDETGFRALAGKCMMDHGRGVPGGLLEETGASLAEAERLAEKWHGAAGGRLEYAFAPRFVVSCTERLLNRVGEMARSMNLKVHTHASENLQEIALVEAERGMRNVTYLKKLGLTGENLILAHCIWLDGEEKQILADSGTMIAHCPSSNLKLASGIAQIPELLALGCHVSIAADGSPCSNNLDMFTEMRHAALIQKPRLADSTAMPAATVFEMATLGGARALGKEAELGSLEPGKLADLAVVNLETLHNSPGQGRDVVSQLVYSVRAADVQATVVNGKVLMQDRQLTTINQQELLAEARRVNGAVLEQLKSLA, from the coding sequence ATGCAATGTCTGCTTATTAAAAACGGCACCCTGGTGACCATGAATGGTCAACGGGATATTTTTCAAGGTGATCTGCTGATCAAGGGAGAACGGATCGAGCGGTTGGCCGCGCAGATCGACGAGCCTGCCGATCAGGTTATCGATGCCAGTGGTTGCGCCGTCATCCCCGGGTTGATTCAGAGTCACATCCATCTGACCCAGCGATTGTTTCAGGGGTTGGCCGATGACATGACCCTGCTCGACTGGCTGAAAACCCGGATTTGGCCGCTGGAAGCGGGGCATACCTGGGAGAGCAATTATCTCTCCGCCCGGCTGGGGATCGCCGAACTGATTGCCGGCGGGACCACCGCGATTATCGATATGGGGACGGTCAACCACACCGAGGCGATTTTCCAGGCCATTGACGAGACCGGTTTCCGGGCCCTGGCCGGGAAATGCATGATGGATCACGGCAGGGGGGTGCCGGGCGGTCTGCTGGAAGAGACCGGGGCATCGCTGGCCGAAGCGGAGCGCCTGGCCGAGAAGTGGCACGGTGCGGCCGGTGGCCGGCTCGAATACGCCTTTGCGCCGCGCTTTGTCGTCTCCTGTACCGAACGGCTGCTGAACCGGGTGGGCGAGATGGCCAGGAGCATGAATCTCAAGGTTCATACCCATGCCTCTGAAAACCTGCAGGAGATCGCCCTGGTCGAGGCTGAGCGCGGAATGCGCAATGTCACCTACCTGAAAAAACTGGGCCTGACCGGTGAAAACCTGATCCTCGCCCATTGTATCTGGCTGGACGGGGAGGAAAAACAGATCCTCGCGGATTCCGGGACCATGATTGCCCACTGCCCGAGCAGCAACCTGAAGCTGGCCTCAGGGATCGCCCAGATCCCCGAGCTGCTGGCGCTGGGTTGTCATGTCTCCATCGCGGCCGATGGGTCCCCCTGCAGCAACAATCTGGATATGTTCACGGAGATGCGTCATGCTGCGCTGATTCAGAAACCCCGACTGGCCGATTCGACGGCCATGCCCGCGGCGACCGTTTTTGAAATGGCGACCCTGGGTGGAGCCCGGGCGCTGGGGAAAGAAGCCGAGCTGGGCAGTCTTGAACCCGGTAAACTGGCGGATCTGGCCGTGGTCAACCTGGAGACACTGCATAACAGTCCGGGGCAGGGGCGGGATGTGGTTTCGCAACTGGTCTATTCCGTGCGCGCGGCCGATGTTCAGGCCACGGTGGTGAACGGCAAGGTCTTGATGCAGGACCGGCAACTGACCACCATCAATCAACAGGAGCTGCTCGCCGAGGCCAGACGGGTTAACGGCGCCGTTCTTGAGCAGCTCAAATCTTTAGCATAA
- a CDS encoding HAD-IA family hydrolase, with product MKTVIFDLDGTLSDSSEGIFRSLNYALGKMHAPGIERSAVGRYIGPPLSASFSELLQTSEQAVLEQAVAHFRDDYAAEGYKINALYDGIAEVLARLDQDGYRLFIATTKKADIACDVLRHFQLEGYFQAIYGGGSEIPKPELIRQLFAEHGACPQQTVMVGDTHYDIAAARENQIFAIGVAWGFGATYELATADVVAATPVDLPDSIARLLA from the coding sequence ATGAAGACAGTCATATTCGACCTTGACGGGACCCTCAGCGATTCCAGTGAAGGGATCTTCCGGTCGTTGAATTACGCCCTCGGCAAGATGCACGCACCGGGAATCGAGCGTTCTGCAGTCGGGCGCTACATCGGTCCGCCGTTAAGCGCATCTTTCAGCGAGTTGCTGCAGACCAGTGAACAAGCGGTTCTGGAGCAGGCGGTCGCGCATTTTCGTGACGACTACGCGGCGGAAGGCTATAAAATCAACGCCCTGTATGACGGCATCGCCGAGGTGCTCGCCCGGCTCGATCAGGATGGCTACCGGTTGTTTATCGCGACTACGAAAAAAGCGGATATCGCCTGTGATGTCCTTCGCCATTTTCAGCTGGAAGGTTATTTTCAGGCCATTTACGGTGGGGGGTCGGAGATCCCGAAACCGGAGTTGATCCGCCAGCTGTTTGCCGAACACGGGGCCTGCCCGCAACAAACGGTCATGGTCGGCGACACCCATTACGATATCGCCGCTGCCAGGGAGAATCAGATCTTCGCAATCGGGGTCGCATGGGGATTCGGCGCTACGTATGAACTTGCCACGGCTGATGTGGTGGCCGCGACGCCGGTTGATTTGCCGGACAGTATCGCCCGGCTGTTGGCATAA
- a CDS encoding XdhC family aldehyde oxidoreductase maturation factor, with the protein MNLETQLLSLLDKGQRAVLITVIDKQGSGPRQPGAKIVVAEDGTFWGTIGGGRVENLAISVAKDFLPGSTRAAISHFDLQPGHEGEKIDMLCGGRVSLLFELFTPDPPTQRLLKEFQELLATATKGVWAIDLSLVESEGKAQRHLVARADPQSQPAALQEQIFSHLRGARSSCLLEIDGASWFIDNFTAGGQVVLAGAGHIALALAGLAHAAGFDVVVCDDRAEFANSARFPEASEIRVVADFARIFSQIPVTNDSYIVILTHGHVYDQHVLQQALQTEARYIGMIGSRRKKETIYANLRETGISPQQLQAVHCPIGLAIGAESPFEIAVSIVAELIKKRAE; encoded by the coding sequence ATGAACCTGGAAACGCAACTCTTATCCCTTCTCGACAAGGGTCAACGTGCGGTGCTGATCACGGTGATCGACAAACAGGGGTCAGGACCGAGACAACCCGGGGCTAAAATTGTCGTTGCCGAAGATGGAACTTTTTGGGGAACGATCGGCGGCGGCCGGGTCGAAAATTTAGCGATCTCTGTTGCCAAGGATTTCTTGCCGGGTTCCACCCGGGCCGCCATTTCTCACTTTGACCTGCAACCGGGGCATGAAGGTGAAAAGATCGATATGCTCTGCGGCGGCAGGGTTTCGCTGTTATTTGAACTGTTCACCCCGGATCCGCCAACCCAAAGGCTGCTTAAAGAGTTTCAGGAGCTCCTGGCAACGGCGACCAAAGGAGTCTGGGCCATTGACCTGAGTCTGGTTGAGAGCGAGGGGAAAGCGCAGCGACACCTGGTCGCCCGAGCTGATCCGCAGTCTCAACCGGCGGCATTGCAAGAGCAGATTTTCAGCCATCTGCGGGGCGCCAGAAGCAGTTGCCTGCTGGAGATTGACGGCGCAAGCTGGTTCATTGACAATTTCACCGCCGGTGGCCAGGTTGTATTGGCCGGAGCCGGGCACATCGCCCTTGCCTTAGCCGGGTTAGCCCATGCGGCAGGGTTTGATGTGGTGGTCTGCGATGACCGTGCGGAGTTCGCCAACAGCGCCCGCTTCCCCGAAGCCAGCGAGATCAGGGTCGTGGCAGATTTTGCCAGGATCTTCAGCCAAATTCCCGTGACCAACGATTCCTATATTGTCATCCTGACCCACGGTCATGTTTACGACCAGCACGTCCTTCAGCAGGCGTTGCAAACCGAAGCGCGCTATATCGGCATGATCGGCAGCCGCCGCAAAAAAGAGACCATTTACGCCAATCTCAGGGAAACCGGGATCTCCCCCCAGCAGTTGCAAGCGGTGCATTGCCCGATCGGGCTCGCTATCGGCGCGGAATCACCCTTTGAAATTGCCGTCAGTATTGTCGCTGAATTAATCAAGAAAAGGGCTGAATAG